Proteins encoded within one genomic window of Halobacteroides halobius DSM 5150:
- a CDS encoding FHA domain-containing protein, with protein MKFGSKLTRKVKSMFSDDPRTSFRQSLITKIISEMKNKQRRGKRGIYVPDYYQISIAKSQSKQINNKLKSKVYQTIKSYIEDEEFKLRNNLRLDFKLDKDCKKIVIKGEFRIASINDRTFNHETKTFQGGISDLKKEDHTSTIKIKPLKRKEAYLRLLIDNKEKASFVLDSVETNIGRQLSNEIVISDRSVSRVHAQIIDKKYYYLVRDLNSTNGVLVNDEFITEKQLTDGDKIKLGEAILEFCCSKVD; from the coding sequence ATGAAGTTTGGATCTAAACTGACTCGAAAGGTAAAAAGTATGTTCTCAGATGATCCTAGAACTTCTTTTAGACAAAGTTTAATCACTAAGATTATATCTGAAATGAAGAATAAACAAAGACGAGGTAAAAGGGGGATCTATGTTCCTGATTATTACCAAATTAGTATTGCAAAATCTCAAAGCAAACAAATTAATAACAAACTAAAATCTAAAGTCTACCAAACAATTAAATCTTATATTGAAGATGAAGAATTTAAATTGCGCAATAATTTAAGACTTGATTTTAAATTAGATAAGGATTGTAAGAAAATAGTTATAAAAGGAGAATTTAGGATTGCTTCGATAAATGATAGAACATTTAATCATGAAACTAAAACATTTCAAGGTGGAATTTCTGATTTAAAGAAAGAAGATCACACCTCTACTATTAAAATTAAGCCATTAAAACGTAAAGAAGCTTATCTTAGATTGTTAATAGATAATAAAGAAAAAGCTTCTTTTGTGCTTGATTCAGTTGAAACTAACATTGGACGTCAATTAAGTAATGAAATTGTTATATCTGATCGTAGTGTATCTCGAGTTCATGCTCAAATTATCGATAAAAAATATTATTATTTAGTGCGGGATTTAAATAGTACTAATGGTGTGTTGGTGAATGATGAATTTATAACAGAAAAGCAATTAACTGATGGAGATAAAATCAAATTAGGAGAAGCTATATTAGAATTTTGTTGTAGTAAAGTAGATTAA
- a CDS encoding zinc metallopeptidase: MFPFFYDPTMIIIIPFILFSVYAQYKVKSTFNKYLSVTARTNKSGADIARELLRKEGVSDVTVEQTQGRLSDHYDPRSKTLRLSSDVYRGSSLAAIGVAAHETGHAIQDATEYSPLKVRHSLFPVANFGSQLGPILAVVGFLFFKSQFLVGLGILFFLGAVLFQIITLPVEFNASNRALKLLQQYNFLNRDEAKGTKKVLNAAALTYVASTLVAIGHLLRLVMMFGMMDED; encoded by the coding sequence ATGTTTCCATTTTTTTATGATCCGACGATGATTATTATAATTCCATTTATTTTATTTAGTGTTTATGCACAATATAAGGTTAAGTCGACTTTTAATAAGTATTTATCCGTAACTGCAAGAACCAACAAAAGTGGAGCAGATATAGCTAGAGAGTTACTAAGAAAAGAAGGGGTTAGTGATGTGACAGTAGAGCAGACTCAAGGTAGACTATCTGATCATTATGATCCACGGTCTAAAACACTTCGTTTATCATCAGATGTCTATCGTGGGAGCTCATTAGCAGCTATAGGGGTAGCAGCTCATGAAACAGGTCATGCTATTCAAGATGCTACTGAATATAGTCCTTTAAAAGTACGGCATTCATTATTTCCAGTAGCCAATTTTGGTTCTCAGCTTGGCCCGATTTTAGCAGTTGTTGGATTTTTATTTTTTAAATCTCAATTCTTAGTTGGTTTAGGAATTCTCTTCTTTTTAGGTGCTGTTTTATTTCAGATTATAACTTTACCAGTTGAGTTTAATGCTAGTAATAGGGCTTTGAAATTACTGCAGCAGTATAACTTTCTAAATCGTGATGAAGCTAAAGGAACTAAAAAGGTTCTTAATGCAGCAGCATTAACTTATGTAGCTTCTACATTAGTAGCAATAGGACATTTATTAAGATTAGTAATGATGTTTGGGATGATGGATGAAGATTAA
- the rlmN gene encoding 23S rRNA (adenine(2503)-C(2))-methyltransferase RlmN, translated as MVEKINLLGKSINELEEIIKELGEASFRAKQIFSWLYDKKVNEFNQMTNLSKNLRNKLAKKTTIGKLELIASQESADGTEKYLFELEDGKKIETVYLPVQEGRKSICISTQVGCAMGCNFCATGLQGLSRNLTTGEIVNQILEVERIKETKITNVVLMGMGEPLANYKQVLKALELINHDLGLNIGMRKVTLSTCGLVPEIRRLAEEKLQLTLAISLHAPNNQLRSKMMPVNDRYPIHDLMEACVYYIQQTNRRVTFEYALVAGVNDSRKHAQQLATLLADKLVHVNLIPINKVEKLSYSNPSNKAIKQFKEELDNQGIPVSIRTERGADIDAACGQLQAKED; from the coding sequence ATGGTAGAAAAAATAAATTTATTGGGAAAAAGTATTAATGAATTAGAAGAAATAATAAAAGAATTAGGTGAAGCTAGTTTTAGGGCCAAGCAAATTTTCAGTTGGCTATATGATAAAAAAGTAAATGAGTTTAATCAGATGACTAATCTATCTAAAAATTTGCGCAATAAATTAGCCAAGAAGACTACTATAGGAAAACTAGAGTTGATAGCTAGTCAAGAGTCGGCTGATGGAACTGAAAAGTATTTGTTTGAACTTGAGGATGGGAAAAAAATTGAAACGGTTTATCTTCCTGTGCAAGAGGGAAGAAAGAGCATTTGTATATCTACTCAGGTTGGTTGTGCTATGGGATGTAATTTTTGTGCTACAGGGTTACAAGGGTTAAGTCGTAATCTAACTACTGGTGAAATTGTTAATCAAATTTTAGAAGTTGAACGGATTAAAGAAACTAAAATTACTAATGTAGTACTAATGGGTATGGGAGAACCACTAGCCAATTATAAGCAAGTTTTAAAGGCTCTTGAGCTAATCAATCATGATTTAGGATTAAATATAGGAATGAGAAAAGTTACCTTATCTACTTGCGGTTTAGTTCCTGAAATAAGAAGATTAGCAGAAGAGAAGTTGCAGCTTACTTTAGCGATTTCACTCCATGCACCTAATAACCAATTACGTAGTAAGATGATGCCTGTAAATGATAGATATCCTATTCATGATTTAATGGAGGCCTGTGTATATTATATTCAACAAACTAATCGTAGAGTAACATTTGAATATGCTTTAGTAGCAGGGGTCAATGATTCTCGAAAGCATGCTCAACAATTAGCTACTTTACTAGCTGATAAATTAGTTCATGTGAATTTGATCCCGATTAATAAAGTAGAAAAACTCTCCTATAGCAATCCTAGTAATAAAGCAATTAAACAATTTAAAGAAGAGTTAGATAATCAGGGGATCCCTGTCAGCATAAGGACTGAAAGAGGAGCTGATATTGATGCAGCTTGTGGTCAATTACAAGCTAAGGAGGACTAA
- a CDS encoding lysylphosphatidylglycerol synthase transmembrane domain-containing protein → MKGYINKETIKKGLELSLVVSILALGGLILFTIDKHTIGKVLSINIYYLILAVVITLLMWTVGGLRIKLVTDAVGESISLLEAVKIFLLGAFVSNVTPFASGGGPAQIFLLHKRDRISVGKSTTIIVVQFALRLLFFGVTTPILFLFFKEFINPGFIPTQIFNIAVLVAAGITLIMIYFIWQPKQVKSVVDKLRDIPLLKPLLKYQRVRSLIEKFYQEVEEFHDSLWQLTKYKKYSLIWAALCTLIYWGLFFTIAPIILLGLGAKPFFLRSFIVQTIFYFILPYIPTPGGSGVAELGFASLFSSFVPSGLVGLLSIVWRFLTFYLVLGLGGIILLKILAKSAVGSRG, encoded by the coding sequence GTGAAAGGGTATATTAATAAAGAGACCATTAAAAAAGGATTAGAATTATCATTAGTTGTTAGTATTTTAGCTTTAGGAGGATTAATTTTATTTACTATAGATAAGCATACTATTGGCAAGGTATTAAGTATTAATATTTATTATTTAATTTTAGCAGTAGTTATTACTTTGCTAATGTGGACAGTAGGAGGTTTAAGAATTAAATTAGTTACTGACGCAGTAGGGGAGAGTATTTCTTTATTAGAGGCTGTTAAAATTTTTTTGTTGGGTGCTTTTGTGTCTAATGTAACTCCTTTTGCGTCTGGAGGTGGGCCAGCTCAGATTTTTCTATTACATAAAAGGGATAGAATTTCTGTAGGAAAGTCAACTACAATAATTGTAGTTCAATTTGCGCTAAGACTTCTATTTTTTGGTGTAACCACGCCCATTTTATTTTTATTTTTTAAAGAATTTATTAATCCAGGATTTATTCCAACCCAGATATTTAACATTGCTGTTTTAGTTGCAGCAGGAATTACTTTAATTATGATTTATTTTATTTGGCAACCAAAACAGGTTAAATCAGTAGTTGATAAGCTAAGAGATATTCCTTTATTAAAGCCCTTATTAAAATACCAGAGGGTGAGGAGTTTAATTGAAAAATTTTATCAAGAGGTAGAAGAATTTCATGACAGTCTATGGCAATTAACGAAATATAAAAAGTATAGTTTAATTTGGGCTGCACTTTGTACTTTAATCTATTGGGGTTTGTTTTTTACAATTGCTCCGATTATCTTATTAGGGTTAGGGGCCAAGCCTTTCTTTTTACGTTCTTTTATTGTACAAACAATCTTTTATTTTATTCTACCTTATATTCCTACTCCTGGTGGAAGTGGAGTAGCAGAGTTAGGTTTTGCTTCTTTATTTTCTAGTTTTGTACCGTCTGGACTGGTTGGTTTATTGTCCATTGTTTGGAGATTTTTAACTTTTTATTTGGTCTTAGGATTAGGTGGGATTATTTTATTGAAGATTTTAGCTAAATCTGCAGTAGGTTCAAGAGGTTAA
- the priA gene encoding primosomal protein N', which translates to MKYVSIIVDLPVKQVNQTFSYHIPEKLEETIGLGKKVIVPFGPRKIEGYIVEIKKQVEFETKPIIKVASDYSLFDQELLELAEWMANYYQCYLISALKAIIPSGKQRVKTKRVVNLAQSDQETNEIISQLEKRAPKQAAVLFYLVKNPAQQLITTNLAKKVNTSSGTIRRLFKKGLIDYNKEEVKRIPYQDTNFKKTTPLAPTPEQEVALSEIKAAINSQLDTTFLLKGVTGSGKTEVYLQSISEVLSQGQEAIVLIPEIALTPQTIARFKGRFGKQVAVLHSQLSSGERFDEWRRIKEGKAKIAVGARSAIFAPFSNLGLIVIDEEHETTYKQEDHPKYHAREVAVKRAKLNQAVTILGTATPSLESYYRAQKEEYKLLELSKRIEDRPLPKVELVDMRQELEAGNKQMLSRSLEKEIKARLEVDEQVIIFLNRRGFSTFVQCRKCGYVMECDECDVSLTYFSQSQILKCNYCDFTTKIPEECPDCGSSYIKYFGVGTEKVERALQEIFPEANIARMDRDTTTKKGAYQRILSSFSAGEIDILVGTQMIAKGHDYPNVTLVGVITADTALNLPDFRASERTFQLLAQVAGRTGRGAKAGQVIIQSYTPEHYSIQQAKEHDYQSFYEQEIIFREEMEYPPVTHLINIIVSDKSEDKTIKVAQRLGEIINAKLKDTADKQLLGPVQAPLSKIRGEYRWQLLLKGRNLEELRQLNQMSLQELEEVKELKSVKISIDIDPIGVL; encoded by the coding sequence ATGAAGTATGTATCTATTATAGTTGATTTACCAGTTAAACAAGTCAATCAAACCTTTAGTTATCATATACCAGAAAAATTAGAGGAAACAATAGGATTAGGCAAGAAAGTAATTGTACCTTTTGGCCCGCGCAAAATTGAAGGATATATAGTAGAGATTAAGAAACAAGTTGAATTTGAGACCAAACCAATTATTAAGGTAGCAAGTGATTATTCATTATTTGATCAAGAATTACTAGAACTAGCAGAGTGGATGGCTAACTATTATCAATGTTATTTGATTTCTGCTTTAAAGGCAATTATTCCTAGTGGGAAGCAGCGGGTTAAGACTAAACGAGTTGTTAACTTGGCCCAATCAGATCAAGAGACGAATGAGATTATCTCTCAGTTAGAAAAGAGGGCTCCTAAACAAGCAGCAGTTCTATTTTATTTAGTAAAAAATCCAGCCCAACAATTAATTACTACTAATTTAGCTAAAAAAGTGAATACTAGTTCTGGTACCATAAGGAGATTATTTAAAAAAGGTCTAATAGATTATAATAAAGAAGAAGTAAAGAGAATTCCTTACCAAGATACTAATTTTAAAAAGACAACTCCTTTAGCTCCTACGCCAGAACAAGAAGTAGCACTATCTGAAATTAAAGCAGCTATTAATAGTCAATTAGATACAACTTTTTTATTAAAAGGAGTTACTGGTAGTGGAAAGACTGAGGTATATTTACAATCAATTTCTGAGGTTCTTAGCCAAGGCCAAGAGGCAATTGTCTTAATCCCCGAGATTGCTTTAACCCCTCAAACTATTGCCCGCTTTAAAGGACGTTTTGGAAAGCAAGTAGCTGTTTTACATAGTCAATTATCTTCTGGGGAACGATTTGATGAATGGCGGAGGATTAAAGAGGGAAAGGCTAAGATTGCTGTTGGAGCTCGTTCAGCAATTTTTGCTCCTTTTAGTAATTTAGGCTTAATTGTTATTGATGAAGAACATGAAACAACTTATAAACAAGAAGATCATCCTAAGTATCATGCTCGGGAAGTAGCAGTTAAAAGGGCCAAGCTAAATCAAGCAGTAACTATTTTAGGAACTGCAACTCCTTCTTTAGAATCTTATTATCGGGCTCAAAAGGAAGAGTACAAACTATTGGAGTTATCTAAACGAATTGAAGATCGTCCTTTACCAAAAGTAGAATTAGTTGATATGCGCCAAGAGTTAGAGGCTGGTAATAAACAGATGTTAAGTCGCAGCTTAGAAAAGGAAATAAAAGCAAGATTAGAGGTAGATGAACAGGTGATTATCTTTCTTAATCGACGTGGTTTTTCTACATTTGTGCAGTGTAGGAAGTGTGGTTATGTGATGGAATGTGATGAATGTGATGTTTCACTAACTTATTTTTCTCAATCTCAGATTCTTAAGTGTAATTATTGTGATTTTACAACAAAGATTCCAGAAGAATGTCCTGATTGTGGAAGTAGTTATATTAAATACTTTGGAGTAGGAACTGAAAAAGTAGAACGAGCTTTACAGGAAATATTTCCTGAGGCTAATATAGCTCGGATGGATCGAGATACAACGACTAAAAAAGGGGCTTATCAGCGAATTCTAAGCTCGTTTTCAGCTGGGGAAATAGATATTTTAGTAGGAACTCAGATGATTGCTAAAGGACACGATTATCCTAATGTTACTTTAGTCGGGGTTATTACTGCTGATACTGCTTTAAATCTACCTGATTTTAGGGCAAGTGAGAGGACATTTCAGCTGTTAGCTCAAGTAGCTGGTCGGACTGGTCGAGGAGCAAAAGCAGGGCAAGTAATAATTCAAAGTTATACCCCTGAACACTACAGTATTCAACAAGCTAAAGAACATGATTACCAAAGTTTTTATGAACAAGAAATTATCTTTAGAGAAGAAATGGAGTATCCTCCTGTGACCCATTTAATCAATATTATTGTAAGTGATAAATCAGAGGACAAAACAATTAAGGTAGCTCAAAGATTAGGGGAGATTATTAATGCTAAGTTAAAAGATACAGCAGATAAGCAGTTGCTTGGCCCCGTACAAGCTCCATTATCTAAAATCAGAGGAGAATATAGATGGCAGTTATTACTTAAAGGACGAAATTTAGAAGAGTTAAGACAGCTTAATCAAATGTCTTTGCAGGAGTTAGAAGAAGTTAAAGAGCTTAAAAGTGTTAAAATTAGTATTGATATAGACCCAATAGGAGTGCTATAA
- the rsmB gene encoding 16S rRNA (cytosine(967)-C(5))-methyltransferase RsmB — protein sequence MKRARSVALQGIYRINEEEAYSNLVVNKLLQESNLDKRDRSLATQLIYGVTRWRNSLDWVINQFANRKVKKMTPWVRNALRLGVYQINYLDRIPNPVACNETVEVAKAHCNRGAIKFINGILRNIIRNLAEITYPSLEEDPVQYIRYKYSQPQWLVQRWRKYFGTEKTIKICQTLNQIPPMIIRTNTLKLDSEQLISKLEEEGISAKEVSQVKEAVNLLDYPAIASIDSFQAGNFIVQGLSSMLVAHLLKPQEDDLVVDLCSAPGGKTTHLAQVMENRGQINAVELHKAKVNLIKENCQRLGINNVEFYCDDGREISFTQQADKILVDAPCSGLGIMAKKPEIRWHKKPQDLKELQQLQLELLNNAASFLKPGGELLYTVCTFTFEETEAVVKKFMNDNPDFSIVDLKSQAVTYGLEDYYQTGYLKIVPDTSSWEGFFIAKLTKE from the coding sequence ATGAAGCGAGCAAGGTCAGTAGCTTTACAAGGAATTTATCGAATTAATGAAGAAGAAGCTTATTCAAATTTGGTAGTCAATAAATTATTACAAGAATCAAATTTAGATAAAAGAGACCGTAGTTTAGCAACTCAGTTAATTTATGGAGTTACAAGATGGAGGAATAGTTTAGATTGGGTAATTAATCAATTCGCTAATCGTAAGGTTAAGAAGATGACTCCTTGGGTTAGAAATGCTTTACGGCTTGGAGTTTATCAAATTAATTATTTGGATAGAATCCCTAATCCTGTAGCTTGTAATGAAACAGTAGAAGTAGCTAAAGCTCATTGTAATCGGGGAGCAATTAAATTTATTAATGGTATCTTAAGAAATATTATTCGTAACTTAGCGGAGATTACTTATCCATCTTTAGAGGAAGATCCAGTCCAATATATTAGATATAAGTATTCTCAGCCTCAATGGTTAGTGCAAAGGTGGAGAAAATATTTTGGTACAGAAAAGACAATTAAAATCTGTCAAACCCTTAATCAAATCCCACCAATGATAATTAGAACCAATACTCTTAAGTTAGATAGTGAACAACTGATATCTAAATTAGAAGAGGAAGGAATTAGTGCTAAGGAGGTTAGCCAAGTTAAAGAAGCAGTTAATTTACTAGACTATCCTGCGATTGCTAGTATAGATAGTTTTCAAGCAGGGAATTTTATAGTACAAGGGTTAAGTTCAATGTTAGTAGCCCATTTATTAAAGCCCCAAGAGGATGATTTAGTAGTTGATTTGTGTAGTGCTCCTGGGGGTAAGACTACTCATTTGGCCCAAGTAATGGAAAATCGGGGTCAAATTAATGCAGTTGAACTCCATAAAGCAAAAGTAAATTTAATTAAAGAAAATTGCCAACGATTAGGCATTAATAATGTAGAATTTTATTGTGATGATGGACGAGAGATCTCATTTACTCAACAAGCAGACAAGATATTAGTAGATGCTCCTTGTTCTGGTTTAGGAATTATGGCTAAAAAGCCGGAGATTAGATGGCATAAAAAACCACAAGATTTAAAAGAATTACAACAATTACAATTGGAGCTATTAAATAATGCTGCCTCCTTCTTAAAACCTGGTGGAGAGTTATTGTATACAGTTTGTACTTTTACTTTTGAAGAGACAGAAGCAGTGGTTAAAAAATTTATGAATGACAATCCAGATTTTTCAATAGTTGATCTAAAATCTCAAGCTGTTACTTATGGATTAGAAGATTATTATCAAACTGGATATTTAAAGATAGTTCCTGATACATCTAGCTGGGAGGGCTTTTTTATTGCTAAATTAACCAAAGAATAA
- the def gene encoding peptide deformylase gives MSILKIREVGDPVLRTTAKEVTEVTDKTRQLLDNMVETMYDAEGVGLAAPQIGISKRIVVIDVGSGVVELINPQIIDKSEKTYVDQEGCLSIPGETGKVERAFEVTVRALNRDGEKFEVEGKGLLARALQHEIDHLEGKLFTDKTI, from the coding sequence ATGTCAATTTTAAAGATTAGAGAAGTTGGAGACCCAGTATTAAGAACAACAGCTAAAGAAGTTACAGAAGTTACTGATAAAACAAGACAGTTACTTGATAATATGGTAGAAACAATGTATGATGCTGAGGGAGTAGGATTAGCTGCCCCCCAGATTGGAATTTCTAAAAGAATTGTTGTCATTGATGTCGGAAGTGGTGTAGTAGAATTAATCAACCCTCAAATTATAGATAAATCTGAAAAGACTTATGTTGACCAGGAAGGTTGTTTAAGTATTCCAGGTGAAACTGGGAAGGTAGAGCGAGCCTTTGAGGTTACAGTTAGGGCCTTAAATCGAGATGGGGAAAAGTTCGAAGTAGAAGGTAAAGGACTATTAGCTAGAGCTTTACAGCATGAAATTGATCATTTAGAAGGAAAATTATTTACTGATAAAACAATTTGA
- the fmt gene encoding methionyl-tRNA formyltransferase, translated as MEVVFMGTPDFAVPCLDALCQSEVANLIGVVSQPDRKRGRGQKRQPTPVKKKALEYDIEVFQPQKVTSEEGIDKLKEWDPDLIVVVAYGQILGTEVLNLPQKGCVNVHASLLPQYRGAAPIHRAIINGDQKTGITTMYMDEGMDTGDMILTKEVTITDQDTVGSLHDKLATTGANLLITTLKEIEAGTAPRKKQNDGQATYAPKIKKEEGEINWNQEAKEIWNLIRGMNPWPGAYTYINGERLKLWASQVYSKDQSKEMIPGTIIKTDTEEGIIVQTGQGQLLLTKVQPASKQRMSATDYLLGYDLQEGTKLGK; from the coding sequence ATGGAAGTTGTTTTTATGGGAACACCAGATTTTGCTGTTCCATGTTTAGATGCTTTATGTCAATCTGAAGTTGCTAATCTAATAGGTGTTGTCAGTCAACCAGATAGAAAAAGAGGTAGAGGGCAAAAAAGACAGCCTACACCAGTCAAAAAGAAGGCATTGGAGTATGATATAGAGGTTTTTCAACCTCAAAAAGTAACTTCAGAAGAAGGAATTGATAAATTAAAAGAGTGGGATCCGGATTTAATTGTAGTAGTTGCTTATGGTCAAATTCTAGGAACAGAAGTTCTTAATTTACCACAAAAGGGATGTGTAAATGTTCATGCTTCTTTATTACCACAGTATAGAGGAGCTGCACCAATACACAGAGCAATTATTAATGGAGATCAAAAAACAGGGATTACTACTATGTATATGGATGAAGGTATGGATACAGGAGATATGATTCTAACAAAAGAGGTAACAATTACAGACCAAGATACAGTAGGAAGTTTACATGATAAATTAGCTACAACAGGGGCTAACTTATTGATTACAACGCTAAAAGAAATTGAAGCAGGAACTGCTCCTCGAAAGAAGCAAAATGATGGCCAGGCTACGTATGCTCCTAAAATTAAGAAAGAAGAAGGAGAAATTAATTGGAATCAAGAGGCTAAAGAGATTTGGAATTTAATTCGTGGGATGAATCCTTGGCCCGGAGCTTATACTTATATTAATGGAGAGAGATTAAAATTATGGGCTTCTCAAGTATATAGTAAGGATCAATCTAAAGAGATGATACCAGGGACTATTATTAAAACAGATACTGAAGAAGGAATAATTGTTCAAACAGGTCAAGGCCAACTACTATTGACTAAAGTACAGCCAGCAAGTAAGCAGAGAATGTCAGCTACTGATTATCTATTAGGATATGATTTACAGGAAGGGACTAAATTAGGCAAGTAA
- a CDS encoding YkvA family protein: MIFQCVDCDFQLDLLEQKYYLCPNCGSKMYQKKVLNKLQVGNKGVKAVLEQYQKRVDKDKLEELIAKENKITKKANKAGLRKVKDYIKALFSLVKNNGASNYNKTIAGGALLYLLNPMDFIPDFILGFGLMDDLVIIMIAVSIIGTDLNKYLTTDSTLSNNLFYLIQPKSDYINNQYTEQEGVRVLYLHPDQLDEFGLQILNNNLIQTSKLYVGHPYFYKILIPCDRFDQYISNDLIDEEISLLAALGAKKVKYQVHNFEQLSLSGEVDFNLFDQIIAGEVKARKRGYKYTKQEKSLEFNQISNYNLNQLEELVWYFTHQNQFNDIIKNRVLTDLTTEEITLEYSTSNFLNLDTRTKINLKADIDGRFKMSNVIHKKVNYKVKFYPRPQVVENNPQDYYKQAQTKLRERRIELKDNYKKY, encoded by the coding sequence ATGATTTTTCAATGTGTAGATTGTGATTTTCAGTTGGATTTATTAGAACAAAAGTATTATTTATGTCCTAATTGTGGCTCTAAAATGTATCAAAAGAAAGTATTGAATAAACTACAGGTAGGTAATAAAGGAGTTAAAGCAGTATTAGAGCAGTATCAAAAAAGGGTAGATAAAGATAAGTTAGAAGAATTGATTGCTAAAGAGAACAAGATAACTAAGAAGGCTAATAAAGCTGGATTAAGAAAAGTGAAAGACTACATTAAAGCATTATTTTCTTTAGTTAAAAACAATGGAGCATCTAATTATAATAAAACAATTGCTGGAGGAGCTTTATTATACCTGCTTAATCCAATGGATTTTATTCCTGATTTTATATTAGGGTTTGGATTAATGGATGATTTAGTTATAATTATGATAGCGGTTTCTATTATAGGGACTGATTTAAATAAGTACTTAACAACTGATTCAACTTTGAGTAACAACTTATTCTATTTAATTCAACCTAAAAGCGATTATATTAATAATCAATATACTGAACAAGAAGGAGTAAGGGTATTATATCTTCATCCTGACCAATTAGATGAATTTGGGTTACAAATTTTAAATAATAATTTAATCCAAACATCTAAATTATATGTAGGGCATCCTTATTTTTATAAGATTTTAATTCCCTGCGATAGATTTGATCAATATATAAGTAATGACTTAATTGATGAAGAAATTAGTCTGTTGGCTGCTTTAGGAGCTAAAAAAGTTAAATATCAAGTCCATAATTTTGAACAACTATCTTTATCAGGTGAGGTTGACTTTAATTTATTTGATCAAATAATTGCGGGAGAAGTTAAAGCACGTAAGAGAGGGTATAAATATACTAAGCAAGAAAAGAGTTTAGAATTTAATCAAATATCTAATTATAATCTAAATCAATTAGAAGAGTTGGTGTGGTATTTTACTCATCAAAATCAATTTAATGATATAATAAAAAATAGGGTTTTAACAGACTTAACCACAGAAGAGATTACGTTAGAGTATAGTACTAGTAATTTTTTAAATTTGGATACGAGAACTAAAATAAATCTTAAAGCAGATATTGATGGAAGGTTTAAAATGTCTAATGTGATTCATAAAAAAGTTAACTATAAGGTAAAATTTTATCCTAGACCACAAGTGGTAGAGAACAACCCTCAAGATTATTATAAGCAGGCTCAAACTAAGTTAAGAGAGCGGAGGATAGAATTAAAGGATAATTATAAGAAGTATTAA
- a CDS encoding DUF116 domain-containing protein, with the protein MQKSSRLFIGLLLLVLTVVGVLIGGIWYLNFFGFNILSQGVLVILGIIISLVGAILVLGVLGILLTSRRGSPVPILVLPTKIVLSYFLPVVIQLGKLIGFEKEEIMSSFIKVGNQLIDPEELDVKPDDVLILTPHCIQWSECSYRVTSDLDNCQHCGRCQVQDLIDLKEKYGINLAIATGGTLARKIIKETRPKVIVAIACERDLSSGMQDVYPLPVVGVVNLRPNGPCFNTKVELEKIEEAIERILN; encoded by the coding sequence ATGCAAAAATCTAGTCGGCTATTTATCGGACTATTATTGCTGGTATTGACTGTAGTTGGAGTGTTAATAGGTGGTATTTGGTATTTAAATTTTTTTGGTTTTAACATATTAAGTCAGGGAGTTTTAGTTATATTAGGGATTATTATATCTTTAGTGGGAGCAATTTTGGTGTTAGGTGTGTTAGGGATTTTACTTACTAGTCGTCGAGGTAGTCCAGTTCCTATACTAGTGCTTCCTACTAAGATAGTACTTTCTTACTTTTTACCTGTGGTAATTCAGTTAGGGAAATTAATTGGTTTTGAAAAGGAAGAAATTATGTCTTCCTTTATTAAAGTAGGTAACCAATTGATTGATCCAGAGGAGTTAGATGTTAAGCCTGATGATGTTTTAATTTTAACGCCTCATTGTATTCAGTGGTCTGAATGTAGTTATCGAGTTACAAGTGATTTGGATAATTGTCAACACTGTGGTAGATGTCAAGTGCAAGATTTAATTGATTTAAAAGAAAAGTATGGGATTAATTTAGCAATTGCTACTGGTGGAACATTGGCTAGAAAGATTATTAAGGAAACTCGACCTAAGGTGATTGTAGCGATAGCTTGTGAACGTGATTTAAGTAGTGGGATGCAGGATGTTTATCCATTACCTGTTGTAGGGGTGGTTAATTTACGACCAAACGGACCATGCTTTAACACTAAGGTAGAGTTAGAGAAGATAGAAGAAGCTATAGAAAGGATTCTTAACTAA